TTGAAGCGCCACTGTCTTTTGCTGGGTAAAATCCGCCTCAACCCGGCTATAGCCAACCGTAATCATCTTCTCCCTGGTTAGCGTCACTTCACCGGCCGCATTCCTTAGCGTCAGCGTTACAGAGTAATTCCCGGGCACTTTATAGGTTACCGTAGGACCAGAGAGGTTGGATTGGGCAGGCTCCCCGCCCTCAAATTCCCAATGCCAGTTTGAAACGGTGCCCTGCGCCAGCTCCTTAAAGCTAACACTATCGCCGGCGGTAAGTGCAACTTTGCTGGCCGCAAAATCGACGGTGATCGCAGTACCGACCCGATCCTTTCTACATGCCGTCAATATTAGCACCATAACAAAAACGACACCTGATAAATAATTTATAAACTTCATACTGCTGTTATTGAAGATTGGATAATGGGATGCGTTTAAAATAGATCCGGTCGTAGGGACTTTTATCTCCATTTTCAAAAACCAACCCGATATGCCGTTCATCCAGCAGCACCATATCGGAATAAGCGGAAGCTCCGTAAAAAACCGTGTATGAGGCGCTCCATGTTTTCCCGTCATCAGCAGACATTTTCACCATCATATTTGTACGTGTTTGAGCTGCTGCATTGGATTGTAATAACATCCACTTCTCATTTTGTTTAAAACTAATCATGCTGGCCTGGCATTTGGGATCAATAAGATCCGGCTGCAATTGGTTATTGCCCCAGGTTAATCCGCCATCGGTGCTCGTGGCCAACACCCGGGCATTGGATACAGACGAACGCATATTGAGCAAGAGGCCGGTACTAACTTCCGCAACCGTACACTCTCCAACATCTCCTTGTTTTGTGAGCGCACCTTTTTTCCAGGTCGCTCCATGATCATCGGAGTAAACAGAGAAGGAATAGCTCTTGTTTCCCAAGTTGCTGGCGGTGGTATAGGTGGGTGCAATCAGCCGGCCTTTATGAGCCCCTTGTGTTAACTGGATGCCGTGCACCGGTCCTGTTGCGTACCAGGTCCAGCCCACCTCTTTTATGCCGGCGGTGATTTCCTCTGGAGTTGACCAGGTGAGCCCTTCGTCGGTTGACCGGGTTACAAAGGCCCGGGTATTGTTCCAGCTCATTAATAAATGGATTATTCCGGTTTCTTCATCCACGATCGGCACCGGGTTACCACAGGTATTTCCCCCATCATCCCAAACCACCATCAAATCGCTCCAGGACTTACCACCGTTGGTGCTTCTTTTCAGCACCATATTAATATCGCCGGCATCGCCGCAGCTACCACACATGCGGCCTTCTGCAAATGCCAGCAGCACACCGGATTTTGCACGCACAATCGCAGGAATGCGGAACAGCGCATACCCTTCATAGCCGCGCTCAAAAAGTTTTACATATTTATTTGAATCTGCCAACCCGGGTGCATTCGGATTTACCGGGTCAAACCCAACCAACCCTTGTTTTTTACACCCGATGGCCATCAATACCAGGCCACAAAACCAAATTGAAAAAAGCGTTTTTGTAAGCATTGTTTTTTATTTTAATATCCTTCCGTTTGAGTCAAATTGGGGTTTATATCTATTTGCGCTTTTGGAATGGGAAAGAACAACGGTACCGAGCCATTCATATTGGCTACTTCCGCGCGAACATCAATCACGCCTTCAAAATGAAAGCGCAGCAGATCCGGCCAGCGTTTGAGCTCCAGGTACAGTTCTCTGAAGCGTTCATTTAGTATTTCCCGTTCTACGGACCCCTGATCTGCTGCTCCTTTATAATTACCAATACCGGCTCGTGTCCGTATTTTATCCAGCTCCGTAATTGCTTCTGTAGTACGACCCAACGCAGCCAGTGCCTCCGCTTTAAAAAGGATCAGCTCACCCAGGCGGTATACGATAATATCATTGTCGTAATATCGGTTATCCGGATAAACGGTACCGCGCATCTTATTGTCAAATACGCCGATCACTGCATTGTTAGCACCCGTGGCAATGATAAACGAGGCATTTGTTCGTTTATCATTCGCATTCATCTTAAACGCCTGTTGTAATTTATCAGAAGGTGCATACTGGCTCCGGGCGCCGCTTACGGCATAGGGGATATCATTTTTGTTAAGTGCCGCCTGCACAAAAATATCACGCGGCTTCAGTTGCTTGCTGTACTGATCCGACTTTTCATCTTTTGCGAAATGCAGCGCGAACAATACTTCCCGGCCCTTGCGGTTATCGGTGCTGAATATTTTTGAAAAGTCATCCTCCAGGCTTAAGCCCACCGCGGCTTTATCCACAGCAACAATGGCTTCGGCAAGATCTGTTGATCCCCCGCCCAGCACTTTTGCCTTCCACAACAAAACATCTGCCTTCAATGCATAGGCCGCCTGTTTTGAAGCCAGGTCCTTGTCTTTAATATTGTCTTCCGGGAAGGCGCCGATAGCCTCATCAATATTCTTCAAAATAAAGGAAACCACTTCTGCAGCTTTTGCTCTTGCGGGTAGCGGCGTGGTTGCGCTTTCCGTAGGCTCCGTAACAACCGGCACATCGCCCCAGCAACGCAGCAGTGTAAAGTAAATATGCGCCCGGATAAATTTCACCTGGGCCAATACCCTGTTTTTATCGTCCTCCCGTGAAAAAGAGATGCCAGGCGCATATTTTAGAACCAGGTTACAATGATGCACCACGTTATAAAAATCAAGCCAGTTGGGTGCATTTTGTGGCGTTAAATTCTGTTGCCAGGCAGAAGACATCCCGGATTCGAGGCCCGGGCCAAATGCATCGCCCCGGTCTTCCAGGTAGTAAGTATTATTCATTACATCCCGGTACTTTGTATAGATGCCGGTAAGGTAGCCCGTTACATCCCCCTCCGCGTTCCAATAATTTTCAGCCGTGATGGCAGAGTCGGGCTTTATATCGATTAGTTTTTCACAGGCGGACAAAAAGAGCAGCCCTAAA
The sequence above is a segment of the Niabella agricola genome. Coding sequences within it:
- a CDS encoding RagB/SusD family nutrient uptake outer membrane protein, which produces MKNYCLLIFLGLLFLSACEKLIDIKPDSAITAENYWNAEGDVTGYLTGIYTKYRDVMNNTYYLEDRGDAFGPGLESGMSSAWQQNLTPQNAPNWLDFYNVVHHCNLVLKYAPGISFSREDDKNRVLAQVKFIRAHIYFTLLRCWGDVPVVTEPTESATTPLPARAKAAEVVSFILKNIDEAIGAFPEDNIKDKDLASKQAAYALKADVLLWKAKVLGGGSTDLAEAIVAVDKAAVGLSLEDDFSKIFSTDNRKGREVLFALHFAKDEKSDQYSKQLKPRDIFVQAALNKNDIPYAVSGARSQYAPSDKLQQAFKMNANDKRTNASFIIATGANNAVIGVFDNKMRGTVYPDNRYYDNDIIVYRLGELILFKAEALAALGRTTEAITELDKIRTRAGIGNYKGAADQGSVEREILNERFRELYLELKRWPDLLRFHFEGVIDVRAEVANMNGSVPLFFPIPKAQIDINPNLTQTEGY
- a CDS encoding sialidase family protein — protein: MLTKTLFSIWFCGLVLMAIGCKKQGLVGFDPVNPNAPGLADSNKYVKLFERGYEGYALFRIPAIVRAKSGVLLAFAEGRMCGSCGDAGDINMVLKRSTNGGKSWSDLMVVWDDGGNTCGNPVPIVDEETGIIHLLMSWNNTRAFVTRSTDEGLTWSTPEEITAGIKEVGWTWYATGPVHGIQLTQGAHKGRLIAPTYTTASNLGNKSYSFSVYSDDHGATWKKGALTKQGDVGECTVAEVSTGLLLNMRSSVSNARVLATSTDGGLTWGNNQLQPDLIDPKCQASMISFKQNEKWMLLQSNAAAQTRTNMMVKMSADDGKTWSASYTVFYGASAYSDMVLLDERHIGLVFENGDKSPYDRIYFKRIPLSNLQ